A window of Haloarcula sp. H-GB4 contains these coding sequences:
- a CDS encoding cob(I)yrinic acid a,c-diamide adenosyltransferase, which yields MTIYTGRGDQGQTDLRNMERVSKDSRRIEAYGTVDEVNALVGVVRPTGHDDIDEKLRVIQNHLHIVQADFANPSPEEGDPRIQESHVETLEDLIDEADSELDPLESFILPSGSEPGAKLHHARAVCRRAERRCVSFAAEEAGVNETAIIYLNRLSDALFTLARLVNKREGVREENPDY from the coding sequence ATGACTATCTATACCGGCCGCGGTGACCAGGGCCAGACAGACCTCCGGAATATGGAGCGGGTCTCGAAGGACAGCCGCCGTATCGAGGCCTACGGGACCGTCGACGAAGTGAACGCGCTGGTCGGCGTCGTCAGGCCGACCGGTCACGACGATATCGACGAGAAGCTCCGCGTCATCCAGAACCACCTCCACATCGTTCAGGCTGACTTCGCCAATCCCAGCCCAGAGGAGGGCGATCCGCGGATACAGGAGTCCCACGTCGAGACGCTCGAAGACCTCATCGACGAGGCCGATTCGGAACTGGACCCGCTCGAATCGTTCATCCTCCCATCAGGGTCGGAGCCGGGGGCGAAACTGCACCACGCTCGCGCCGTTTGTCGCCGCGCCGAACGCCGCTGTGTCTCCTTCGCCGCCGAGGAGGCCGGTGTCAACGAGACGGCCATCATCTACCTGAACCGGCTCTCGGACGCCCTGTTTACGCTCGCCCGCCTCGTCAACAAGCGCGAGGGCGTCCGCGAGGAGAACCCCGATTACTGA
- the gcvPB gene encoding aminomethyl-transferring glycine dehydrogenase subunit GcvPB: MKYDQARWSDEGDELYEPLLSEKASKTVDIEDSPLPDDLTRDSLSLPDPGEPELARHYTRLSQMNYGVESGPFPLGSCTMKYNPSFTEDVAARADAAIHPDRPDSTVQGTLALCHRLQDYLGRIGGMDAVTLQPPAGAAGEFTGIQIAKAYHEHNDDERSEVIIPDSAHGTNFATAAMAGYEVVELPSGDDGRVDIEALEAAVGDDTAALMLTNPNTLGLFERDIEHVADIVHDAGGLLYYDGANLNALLGRARPGDMGFDVMHYNVHKTFATPHGGGGPGAGPVGVREELAQFLPNPHVRERGGNYEHYEPDHSIGKVHGFYGNWPVLLKTFAYIARLGDEGLRDASAKAVLNANYLAEQIEYEIPFGPFHHEFVASAGEQDAADAAKRMLDYGVHPPTTKWPEIVDEALMTEPTEGETKRSLDQLAAAFNAVASDSDTELADAPSRPAAKRIDQTTAARNPRLSWQALDDT, encoded by the coding sequence GTGAAATACGACCAGGCACGCTGGAGCGACGAGGGTGACGAGCTGTACGAACCGCTGCTCTCGGAGAAAGCGAGCAAAACGGTCGACATCGAGGACTCGCCACTGCCTGATGACCTGACGCGGGACAGCCTCTCACTGCCGGACCCGGGCGAACCCGAACTGGCCCGGCACTACACGCGCCTCTCGCAGATGAACTACGGCGTTGAGAGCGGGCCGTTCCCGCTTGGCTCGTGTACGATGAAGTACAACCCTTCCTTCACCGAAGACGTAGCCGCACGGGCAGACGCGGCAATCCACCCGGACCGCCCCGATTCGACGGTCCAGGGGACGCTGGCGCTGTGTCACCGGCTACAGGACTATCTGGGCCGCATCGGCGGCATGGACGCCGTGACGCTGCAGCCACCCGCCGGCGCGGCCGGTGAGTTCACCGGCATCCAGATAGCGAAGGCCTACCACGAACACAACGACGACGAGCGCTCGGAGGTCATTATCCCAGACTCGGCCCACGGCACGAACTTCGCGACGGCGGCGATGGCCGGCTACGAGGTCGTGGAGCTACCAAGTGGCGACGACGGCCGCGTCGACATTGAGGCGCTGGAGGCGGCTGTCGGCGACGACACGGCCGCGCTGATGCTCACGAACCCCAACACGCTGGGGCTGTTCGAGCGCGACATCGAGCACGTCGCCGACATCGTCCATGACGCCGGCGGCCTGCTGTACTACGACGGCGCGAACCTCAACGCCTTGCTCGGGCGCGCTCGCCCCGGCGACATGGGCTTCGACGTGATGCACTACAACGTCCACAAGACGTTCGCGACGCCGCACGGCGGCGGTGGCCCCGGTGCCGGCCCGGTCGGCGTCCGTGAAGAACTGGCCCAGTTCCTCCCGAACCCACACGTCAGGGAGCGCGGCGGCAACTACGAACACTACGAGCCGGACCACTCCATCGGGAAGGTACATGGCTTCTATGGCAACTGGCCGGTACTGCTCAAGACATTCGCGTACATCGCCAGATTGGGTGATGAGGGACTCCGCGACGCCAGCGCGAAGGCTGTGCTAAACGCGAACTACCTCGCAGAGCAGATCGAATACGAGATTCCCTTTGGCCCGTTCCACCACGAGTTCGTTGCCAGCGCGGGCGAGCAGGACGCCGCCGATGCGGCCAAGCGGATGCTCGATTACGGCGTCCATCCGCCGACGACGAAGTGGCCCGAAATCGTCGACGAGGCACTGATGACCGAGCCCACGGAAGGAGAGACCAAGCGCTCGCTGGACCAGCTTGCGGCCGCGTTCAACGCCGTTGCCAGTGATTCGGACACCGAACTGGCTGACGCGCCGTCGCGTCCGGCGGCGAAACGCATCGACCAGACGACTGCGGCCCGGAACCCGCGGCTCTCCTGGCAGGCGCTCGACGACACATAG
- a CDS encoding response regulator: MSIEVLLVDEDVDVLEIVGTFLGQEDEFEITTEADPEAALDLATDGDFDAVVSDYKMPRLDGMELCAALRENNVDIPFLLFTAREHDDVADAATEHGVTAVVQKGTGTEQYSVLADRIRDTI, encoded by the coding sequence ATGAGTATCGAGGTCCTACTGGTAGACGAGGACGTAGACGTTCTGGAAATCGTCGGGACGTTTCTGGGACAGGAAGACGAGTTCGAGATAACGACCGAGGCTGACCCAGAAGCGGCACTGGACCTGGCAACTGACGGCGATTTCGACGCCGTCGTCAGTGACTACAAGATGCCCCGGCTTGACGGGATGGAGCTGTGTGCCGCGCTCCGGGAGAACAACGTTGACATCCCGTTCCTGCTGTTTACAGCCCGCGAGCACGATGATGTCGCAGATGCCGCCACAGAGCACGGCGTCACTGCTGTGGTCCAGAAAGGGACGGGCACGGAGCAGTACAGCGTGCTCGCCGACCGGATTCGCGACACTATCTAG
- a CDS encoding PAS domain S-box protein: MSEMPHLLYVGPADEDADTAISDAPVSVTAVTTVTDALSKLAEHTYDAVICEQHLPGTETGLEVLAAIREQYDALPVVLCTAEPDGTVAARATRLDVTEYVPRSDVSLADRVYDIVAQGHEPTGRGDESGRPAATDDRPTRLPPELADSFDAIAGSISDAVVTIDADSEVVYANDEAAELTGYDRGELVGDDFAKVIPEHLRSSHFEGLDRYLRTSDRNVDWDYLELPLVTAAGDQLTVAVSFGDFERNGQWFCTGVLRDISDRKERERALEETNRRLDLALDGTDTGVYEWNLETNEMVWDEATAELFGTTPTAFEGTVSAFYAYVHPDDRQSLEAAFERVSESDERVDAEFRTDVNGETRWLRTSGVIEERDAQSPRLVAIATDITERKERERTLRANNDSLQELTQLATGNGLSEAETVGRVIEIGLDRLDMAFGYLSRIEDGVHEIQTVTGDSPLESGTQTPLEDTYCQRVLDSGDLYAITDATAEGGHAADVYRKSGVACYAGGLITVDGEPYGTLCFGDEQARSESFSESEEAFMKLLVEWVNHELERRHREDELERYENIIEAVDDGVYALDSEGNFQFVNQAMTDLTGHSEAELLGSYTGFIKADDVVERAESIVQEMIFEDRDDKETFELEIQQASGGSFPAQDHMTLLYDDDQRFAGTAGVIRDVTEQKRRDEALSGLLDTTRSLMQAQTPQEVAETVIEATRSDLGFDHALVRLYDEETDTLRPAAASDKVPERPVYDADDGFPGDAFQRGDPLVVNEFERVGNYDSDVLTAAMYLPMGDHGVVSIAAQQGHEFTESDVSVGKILASNAAAAFDRVERERSLLRYESVVENVRDMMYVLDDDGRFQLVTEPLAEWLGYERATLLGQHPRIVLDQDAIDEFTCRIGDLCQQGGTGAVQLETALETAHGEKRPAEIEVSLIDADQFRGTVGVVRDLTELKQARAELEDERDRFSYLFNTLPDAVIETETVAGESVVRSVNPAFSDVFGYGQNTAVDSPLSDLLRPPDTAHEELPQFDDGQADGDPFQTELRLMTETGFRDFLFRGVPYSQDGDSVRGFGIYTDITEQRERERRLKLLNRVLRHNLRNDLTVVLGMADALDERIDDPDRRSILHRLQRKAEEMASLSERARDMERSVRREQFGTDPVDVPATVTDIVSSYRDEYAGEIETDLPDTSVTAGDGRLHRILGELLENSLEHTGDDPSVRIDVGADQRTVTITVADDGPGIPQHELDVVTGDEPITQLRHGTGLGLWLVVWVAETYGGTVDFGSGPDGGAVVTLELPRIDV, encoded by the coding sequence ATGTCCGAGATGCCGCATTTGTTGTACGTAGGCCCCGCCGACGAAGACGCGGACACAGCTATATCTGACGCACCGGTCTCAGTCACGGCAGTCACCACCGTGACGGACGCGCTATCGAAACTGGCCGAGCACACCTACGATGCCGTCATCTGTGAACAGCACCTGCCGGGAACGGAAACCGGTCTAGAGGTGTTAGCGGCGATACGTGAGCAGTACGACGCGCTCCCGGTCGTGCTCTGCACAGCCGAGCCAGACGGGACGGTCGCCGCTCGCGCGACACGACTTGACGTAACCGAGTACGTCCCTCGTAGCGACGTGTCGCTGGCGGATCGAGTGTACGACATCGTGGCGCAGGGGCACGAACCGACAGGCCGCGGCGACGAGAGCGGCCGACCGGCTGCTACCGATGACCGGCCGACGCGGCTCCCGCCGGAACTCGCCGACTCTTTTGACGCCATCGCCGGCAGTATCTCTGACGCTGTCGTCACAATCGACGCCGACAGCGAGGTCGTGTACGCCAACGACGAGGCCGCCGAGCTGACAGGCTACGACCGCGGAGAACTGGTTGGTGACGACTTTGCGAAAGTGATCCCCGAACACCTGCGAAGCTCCCACTTCGAGGGGTTGGATCGCTACCTCCGGACCAGCGACCGGAACGTCGACTGGGACTACCTCGAACTCCCGCTCGTGACCGCTGCCGGGGACCAACTGACCGTCGCGGTGTCGTTCGGCGATTTCGAGCGAAACGGGCAGTGGTTCTGTACGGGCGTTCTCAGGGACATCTCCGATCGGAAAGAGCGCGAGCGGGCCCTCGAAGAGACGAACCGGCGACTCGACCTGGCGCTGGACGGAACGGACACCGGCGTCTATGAGTGGAATCTGGAAACCAATGAGATGGTCTGGGACGAAGCGACCGCGGAACTCTTCGGGACGACGCCGACGGCCTTCGAAGGCACCGTCTCGGCGTTCTACGCGTACGTCCACCCCGACGATCGCCAGTCGCTCGAAGCGGCGTTCGAGCGGGTGTCGGAGAGCGATGAACGGGTCGACGCCGAGTTCCGTACCGATGTCAACGGGGAGACGCGGTGGCTCAGGACGAGCGGGGTCATCGAGGAACGCGACGCACAGTCCCCGCGCCTCGTCGCTATCGCCACGGATATCACGGAGCGCAAGGAGCGCGAACGGACGCTGCGTGCCAACAACGACTCGCTCCAGGAGCTGACACAGCTCGCCACCGGGAACGGACTCAGCGAGGCCGAAACCGTCGGTCGGGTCATCGAAATCGGGCTGGACCGACTCGATATGGCGTTTGGCTACCTGAGCCGTATCGAAGACGGAGTCCACGAAATCCAGACGGTCACCGGGGACAGCCCCCTCGAATCCGGGACGCAGACGCCGCTTGAGGACACCTACTGCCAACGGGTGCTCGACTCTGGGGACCTCTATGCAATTACCGATGCCACCGCCGAGGGCGGACATGCGGCGGACGTGTACCGGAAAAGCGGCGTCGCGTGCTACGCCGGTGGCCTCATTACGGTCGACGGCGAGCCCTACGGGACACTCTGTTTCGGCGACGAACAGGCCCGGTCGGAGTCATTTTCTGAGAGCGAGGAGGCGTTCATGAAACTGCTCGTGGAGTGGGTCAACCACGAACTCGAACGCCGCCACCGTGAGGACGAACTTGAGCGGTACGAGAACATCATCGAGGCGGTCGACGACGGCGTGTACGCCCTCGATTCCGAAGGGAACTTCCAGTTCGTCAATCAGGCGATGACCGACCTGACGGGCCACTCTGAGGCTGAGCTGCTGGGATCGTACACCGGCTTTATCAAGGCCGACGATGTCGTCGAGCGCGCCGAATCCATCGTTCAGGAGATGATATTCGAGGACCGCGACGACAAGGAGACGTTCGAACTGGAGATCCAGCAGGCGTCGGGAGGTTCGTTCCCCGCACAGGACCACATGACGCTGCTGTACGACGACGACCAGCGATTCGCCGGGACCGCAGGCGTCATCCGGGATGTCACGGAGCAGAAACGGCGCGACGAGGCGCTGTCCGGACTGCTGGACACAACCCGGTCGCTCATGCAGGCACAGACGCCCCAGGAGGTCGCCGAAACGGTCATCGAGGCGACCCGGTCGGACCTCGGGTTCGACCACGCGCTCGTGCGGTTGTACGACGAGGAGACGGACACGCTCCGACCCGCCGCCGCCAGCGACAAAGTCCCGGAACGTCCGGTGTACGACGCCGACGACGGGTTTCCCGGCGACGCGTTCCAGCGCGGCGATCCGCTGGTCGTCAACGAGTTCGAGCGGGTCGGCAACTACGACTCCGACGTTCTCACAGCGGCGATGTATCTCCCGATGGGTGACCATGGGGTCGTGAGCATCGCTGCGCAACAGGGACACGAGTTCACCGAATCGGACGTCTCCGTTGGGAAGATTCTCGCGTCCAATGCAGCCGCCGCGTTCGACCGTGTCGAGCGTGAACGGAGCCTGCTCCGGTACGAATCAGTGGTCGAGAATGTCCGTGATATGATGTACGTCCTCGACGACGACGGCCGGTTCCAGCTAGTCACCGAACCGCTCGCAGAGTGGCTCGGCTACGAGCGGGCGACGCTTCTGGGCCAGCACCCGCGCATTGTTCTCGACCAGGACGCGATTGACGAGTTTACCTGTCGTATCGGCGACCTCTGTCAACAGGGCGGAACCGGAGCGGTCCAGCTCGAAACAGCGCTGGAAACGGCACACGGCGAGAAGCGTCCGGCAGAAATCGAGGTGTCGCTGATCGACGCAGACCAGTTCCGCGGCACCGTCGGCGTCGTCCGAGACCTGACTGAACTCAAGCAGGCGCGAGCAGAGCTGGAGGATGAGCGTGACCGGTTCTCGTATCTGTTTAACACGCTCCCGGACGCCGTTATCGAGACCGAGACAGTTGCGGGCGAGTCGGTCGTCAGGTCAGTCAACCCCGCCTTTTCCGACGTGTTCGGATACGGACAGAACACCGCTGTCGACAGTCCTCTGTCCGACCTCCTCCGCCCACCGGACACTGCGCACGAGGAGCTACCCCAGTTCGACGACGGGCAGGCAGACGGCGATCCCTTCCAGACTGAACTCCGACTGATGACCGAGACGGGGTTCCGTGACTTCCTCTTCCGGGGCGTGCCGTATAGTCAAGACGGTGATAGCGTCCGCGGGTTCGGTATCTACACCGACATCACTGAACAGCGCGAGCGCGAGCGACGGCTGAAACTGCTTAACCGCGTCCTCCGGCACAACCTCCGGAACGACCTGACTGTCGTCCTCGGCATGGCTGACGCGCTGGATGAGCGAATCGACGACCCAGACCGCCGCTCCATTCTCCATCGGCTCCAGCGAAAGGCAGAGGAGATGGCGTCGCTGAGCGAGCGCGCACGTGACATGGAGCGTTCCGTTCGTCGCGAACAGTTCGGCACGGACCCAGTCGACGTGCCTGCGACCGTTACGGATATCGTGTCCTCGTATCGCGACGAGTACGCCGGTGAAATCGAAACAGACCTTCCGGATACGTCAGTTACAGCGGGCGACGGGCGATTGCACCGGATTCTCGGCGAGCTTCTGGAAAACAGTCTCGAACACACTGGCGATGACCCGTCGGTCCGCATCGATGTGGGGGCGGACCAGCGGACTGTCACGATCACTGTCGCCGACGACGGCCCTGGGATTCCACAGCACGAACTTGACGTTGTGACTGGTGATGAGCCGATTACGCAACTGCGCCACGGGACCGGACTTGGCCTGTGGCTGGTCGTCTGGGTAGCTGAAACCTACGGCGGCACGGTGGACTTTGGTAGCGGTCCGGACGGCGGGGCGGTCGTCACGCTGGAACTGCCCCGGATAGACGTCTAG
- the msrA gene encoding peptide-methionine (S)-S-oxide reductase MsrA, translating into MTPSAYEPTHPTALAVDAEAPPPSATATATFGMGCFWGPDAQFGATPGVVRTRVGYAGGTEPDPSYYSLGDHTEVVQVEYDPDVVSYEALLDVFWANHAPFSAPLKRQYRGVVLAHDDQQRETARRARDDLESQTGKTVETAIESLDQFYLAEDYHQKYELRSTPVVADELEDTYGDAFVDSMVAARLNGFVAGHGEDDDREALFAELDISPAALSEVHRRI; encoded by the coding sequence ATGACTCCGAGTGCGTACGAACCGACCCATCCCACAGCACTGGCTGTCGATGCCGAGGCCCCGCCGCCGTCGGCGACAGCAACGGCGACGTTCGGTATGGGCTGTTTCTGGGGCCCGGACGCGCAGTTCGGCGCGACACCGGGCGTGGTCAGGACGCGAGTCGGCTACGCCGGCGGAACTGAACCGGACCCGAGCTACTACTCACTGGGCGACCACACCGAGGTCGTGCAGGTCGAGTACGACCCCGACGTGGTAAGCTACGAAGCGCTGCTGGACGTGTTCTGGGCAAACCATGCACCGTTCTCCGCGCCCCTGAAGCGCCAGTACCGCGGCGTGGTGTTGGCACACGACGACCAGCAACGCGAGACCGCCCGGCGGGCACGAGACGATCTTGAATCCCAGACAGGGAAGACCGTCGAGACGGCCATCGAATCTCTCGACCAGTTCTATCTGGCGGAAGACTACCACCAGAAGTATGAACTCCGCTCGACGCCGGTGGTTGCCGACGAACTCGAAGACACCTACGGCGACGCGTTCGTCGATTCGATGGTTGCCGCCCGGCTCAACGGCTTCGTCGCCGGCCACGGCGAGGACGACGACCGCGAGGCGCTGTTTGCCGAACTGGATATCTCACCGGCCGCGCTCTCGGAAGTCCACCGCCGAATCTGA
- the gcvPA gene encoding aminomethyl-transferring glycine dehydrogenase subunit GcvPA has product MSNSNSHATGSPYAPQTAAETAAMLDAVGADDLESLFDVPESVAFDGEFGIDARSERAARREVAGLLGRNADLTEFLGRGHYDHYVPSVVDDLASRSEFLTSYTQYQPEVAQGFLQALFEFQSMLVELTGLGVANCSMYDDAAALGEAATLSQRVRSVSGDRILVPEHLREGKRAVLANYADGPDLTVESYPMTDGVVDVPALSDQIGDDTAMVYAESPTVRGVIEERLGAIGDLAHDHEALFCLGSDPIALSLLERPADVGADVVVGDAASLGTGTAYGFGLGMFVTREEYLRQVPGRLVGASEDADDRRAYTLTLQTREQHIRKERATSNICTNQAWVALRTAMHAAWLGPDGLVDLAEDCVTRARDLAGRLDDIVGVKAPIHGRHHFREFLARTDQPASAIVADLAAEGFAVHAVDDHLVQVCATETTADATDEFVAAFREVAK; this is encoded by the coding sequence ATGAGTAACAGTAACTCACATGCGACAGGCAGTCCGTACGCACCGCAGACGGCCGCAGAAACCGCGGCGATGCTTGACGCGGTCGGAGCCGACGACCTCGAGTCGCTGTTCGACGTGCCCGAGTCCGTCGCCTTCGACGGCGAGTTCGGTATCGACGCCCGGAGCGAGCGGGCAGCGCGCCGGGAAGTCGCCGGCCTTCTGGGCCGCAACGCCGACCTCACCGAGTTCCTCGGTCGTGGCCACTACGACCATTACGTCCCGAGCGTTGTCGACGACCTCGCAAGCCGGTCGGAGTTCCTGACCTCCTACACGCAGTACCAGCCCGAGGTCGCACAGGGGTTCCTGCAGGCCCTCTTTGAGTTCCAGTCGATGCTGGTGGAGCTCACGGGACTGGGCGTCGCCAACTGCTCGATGTACGATGACGCGGCGGCGCTGGGCGAGGCGGCGACGCTGTCCCAGCGCGTCCGCTCGGTGTCCGGCGATCGGATTCTAGTTCCCGAACACCTCCGGGAGGGCAAGCGCGCCGTGCTGGCGAACTATGCCGACGGACCGGACCTCACGGTCGAGTCATACCCGATGACTGACGGCGTCGTCGACGTGCCGGCGCTGTCCGACCAAATCGGCGACGACACCGCGATGGTGTACGCCGAGTCGCCGACAGTTCGTGGCGTCATCGAGGAACGGCTCGGCGCAATCGGCGATCTGGCACACGACCACGAGGCGCTGTTTTGCCTCGGCTCGGACCCGATAGCGCTGTCCCTGCTGGAGCGCCCGGCCGATGTTGGAGCCGACGTGGTTGTCGGCGACGCCGCATCGCTGGGGACCGGAACGGCGTACGGCTTCGGACTAGGGATGTTCGTCACCCGCGAGGAGTACTTGCGGCAGGTCCCCGGTCGGCTGGTTGGGGCCAGCGAAGACGCCGACGACCGTCGCGCGTACACGCTGACGCTCCAGACGCGGGAGCAGCACATCCGCAAGGAGCGGGCTACCTCAAACATCTGCACGAACCAGGCGTGGGTCGCGCTCCGGACCGCAATGCACGCCGCGTGGCTCGGCCCGGACGGGCTGGTCGACCTCGCAGAGGACTGTGTAACCCGCGCCCGTGACTTGGCTGGCCGCCTCGACGACATTGTCGGCGTGAAAGCGCCGATTCACGGCCGCCACCACTTCCGGGAGTTCCTCGCCCGCACGGACCAGCCCGCAAGCGCCATCGTTGCCGATCTCGCGGCTGAGGGCTTCGCGGTCCACGCAGTCGACGACCATCTGGTACAGGTGTGTGCGACCGAGACCACTGCTGACGCCACAGACGAGTTCGTGGCGGCATTCCGGGAGGTAGCGAAATGA